Proteins encoded within one genomic window of Bacillus sp. F19:
- a CDS encoding PaaI family thioesterase — protein sequence MEKEELTRLLAELKEEDVPVLKLFLEGLKKKADKENGSYIGALLHAQGEYTENQFILTIPNTAIIQNSLHIVHGGITATLLDSAMGSLVHHVLPDHLAAVTSEMKINYVAPGIGTELKCIASLIHKGSKTVVTEGKVFRDDGKLMAHCTASFFIIDRPKR from the coding sequence ATGGAAAAGGAAGAACTGACGCGCTTATTGGCTGAATTAAAAGAAGAAGATGTTCCGGTTTTAAAGCTGTTTCTTGAGGGACTGAAAAAGAAAGCGGACAAAGAAAACGGATCATACATAGGTGCATTGCTGCATGCACAAGGCGAATATACCGAAAATCAATTCATATTAACAATTCCCAATACGGCAATTATTCAAAACTCCCTGCATATTGTACATGGAGGAATTACTGCTACACTGCTGGACTCTGCAATGGGATCGCTTGTACATCATGTTTTGCCGGACCATCTTGCTGCTGTTACATCTGAAATGAAAATTAATTATGTTGCACCAGGAATCGGCACCGAACTAAAATGTATAGCCTCTCTTATCCATAAGGGCAGCAAAACAGTTGTTACTGAGGGCAAAGTCTTCCGTGATGACGGCAAATTAATGGCTCATTGTACAGCAAGCTTTTTTATTATCGATCGTCCTAAACGATAA
- a CDS encoding CBS domain-containing protein, which yields MQKVRDIMSNDIQACTPLDNVFEVAVKMKEWNVGSIPIVENNQLLGMITDRDLVVRGIAEKHPGSYQVTKVMSDHLCTISPDASADEAAQLMAEHQIRRLPVVENGHIVGMVSLGDLSLNQLTDQQAGAALTTISEKNDHHLH from the coding sequence ATGCAGAAGGTTCGAGATATTATGTCTAATGACATCCAGGCATGTACGCCGCTTGATAATGTATTCGAGGTAGCGGTCAAAATGAAAGAATGGAACGTAGGATCCATTCCAATCGTTGAAAACAATCAATTGCTCGGGATGATTACGGATCGTGACTTAGTCGTGAGAGGGATCGCAGAAAAACATCCTGGATCTTATCAAGTGACGAAGGTTATGAGTGATCATCTTTGCACCATCAGTCCGGATGCATCTGCAGATGAAGCAGCACAGCTTATGGCGGAGCATCAAATCAGAAGGCTTCCAGTTGTAGAAAATGGACATATAGTCGGAATGGTCTCACTTGGAGACTTATCCCTAAATCAGCTGACAGATCAGCAGGCTGGGGCAGCCCTGACGACAATTTCCGAAAAGAATGATCATCATCTTCATTAA
- a CDS encoding DUF420 domain-containing protein, giving the protein MNVPILPTISTAFIVLSAVSVAVGWYLIKQRKIEAHQKAMLTAAVFAIIFFAVYASRTIFVGNTAFGGPDHIKVYYTVFLIFHITLATVGAVFGIITLISGYKNNLSKHRKLGPVTSLIWFFTAITGVAVYYLLYIQYKGGETTSVFKAILGF; this is encoded by the coding sequence ATGAATGTACCTATTTTACCTACTATTAGTACAGCCTTTATTGTTTTAAGTGCTGTTTCTGTTGCTGTTGGCTGGTATTTGATCAAGCAGCGCAAAATTGAGGCACATCAGAAGGCGATGCTTACCGCAGCTGTTTTTGCGATTATCTTCTTTGCCGTGTACGCCTCAAGAACGATCTTTGTAGGAAACACTGCGTTTGGAGGACCCGATCATATTAAAGTCTATTATACTGTTTTCCTGATTTTTCATATTACTCTAGCAACAGTAGGTGCAGTCTTTGGAATTATCACCTTGATATCAGGTTATAAAAACAATCTCTCAAAGCACAGAAAATTAGGTCCTGTTACGAGCCTGATCTGGTTTTTCACCGCGATTACCGGGGTGGCTGTCTATTATCTGCTTTATATTCAGTATAAAGGCGGAGAGACGACTTCCGTATTCAAAGCGATTTTAGGTTTTTAA
- a CDS encoding GNAT family N-acetyltransferase — MIEIVTDRLLIIPCSLDIAKSLVFHRKELESRSPIGIPVTWPSIAVKGMLPLYIERLERNEKEYGWGLWLIILYHEKRIVGDLFIQGMPDEHGCVELCYNIHEVDDEESLTYEAIDAVIEWLTSEKSVKQISMECIDHNKKSIRLFEKLGMICTKKEDVFLSWELKKKA; from the coding sequence ATGATTGAAATTGTAACAGATCGGCTCCTCATTATCCCCTGTTCTTTGGATATTGCAAAATCTTTAGTCTTTCACCGAAAAGAACTGGAAAGCCGCTCCCCAATTGGAATACCTGTTACTTGGCCTTCAATTGCGGTCAAAGGAATGCTCCCGCTCTATATTGAAAGACTTGAGAGAAATGAAAAAGAATATGGCTGGGGACTTTGGCTCATTATTTTATATCATGAAAAGAGAATTGTAGGCGACTTATTCATTCAGGGCATGCCGGATGAGCATGGCTGTGTGGAACTATGCTACAACATCCACGAGGTCGATGATGAGGAAAGTTTAACATATGAAGCGATTGATGCAGTTATTGAATGGCTGACAAGTGAAAAATCAGTCAAACAAATCAGCATGGAATGCATCGATCATAATAAAAAATCTATCCGCCTATTTGAGAAGCTTGGCATGATCTGCACCAAAAAAGAGGACGTTTTTTTATCCTGGGAACTTAAAAAGAAAGCATAG
- the ytvI gene encoding sporulation integral membrane protein YtvI — MYTILSKRNFLIISSIIVIGLIVYFLLPLSIPLIMAFITALLLEPLVRQFQNHVKLNRKMAVLAAFLIFLFTISISSYFITTKVVGEGIRTIENAPSYINEITIAWNNIEKRITNSAKDLPPKFVNEISNQIEEFLEKTKTDLASSVNIDNVKSIFTNIPNYMVNMLVYLIALFLFMIELPHLKIRMYKHMKENTAQKVNFMVTRMSYVIFGFAKAQFLVSIIIFVASFIGLLLIAPEIALVMSIIIWIIDVIPIIGSIIIMGPWTLYHLISGDLVLAAKLGILTAVLLIIRRTIEPKVMGSHIELSPLATLISMYLGLKLFGVLGFFIGPMILIVYNSAREAGIIRFHFKL, encoded by the coding sequence TTGTATACAATACTCTCAAAACGAAATTTCCTCATCATTTCATCCATTATTGTGATAGGGCTGATTGTTTATTTTCTTCTGCCCCTTTCGATTCCCTTGATTATGGCTTTTATCACAGCGTTATTATTGGAACCTCTCGTAAGGCAATTCCAAAACCACGTTAAGCTCAATCGGAAAATGGCCGTATTGGCAGCATTTTTAATCTTTCTGTTTACCATTTCCATCAGCAGTTACTTTATTACTACTAAAGTAGTAGGCGAAGGCATTAGGACAATTGAAAATGCACCAAGCTACATAAATGAAATTACGATAGCGTGGAACAATATTGAAAAACGGATTACGAATTCTGCAAAGGATCTTCCGCCGAAGTTTGTAAATGAAATCAGCAATCAGATAGAAGAGTTTCTTGAAAAAACAAAAACCGATCTTGCAAGCTCAGTTAATATAGATAATGTTAAAAGCATCTTTACAAACATTCCTAATTATATGGTAAACATGCTGGTTTACTTAATTGCATTATTCCTGTTTATGATTGAGCTCCCGCACCTTAAAATACGAATGTATAAACATATGAAGGAAAATACTGCTCAAAAAGTAAATTTTATGGTTACTCGCATGTCTTATGTCATTTTTGGTTTTGCAAAAGCTCAGTTTTTAGTCAGCATTATTATCTTTGTGGCATCCTTTATTGGACTTCTCCTGATAGCGCCTGAAATTGCGCTTGTTATGTCAATTATTATTTGGATTATTGATGTCATACCTATCATTGGATCGATCATTATTATGGGCCCCTGGACCCTCTATCATCTCATCTCGGGCGATCTGGTGCTTGCAGCAAAGCTTGGCATTCTGACAGCTGTTCTTTTGATTATCAGACGTACAATTGAGCCTAAAGTGATGGGAAGCCATATTGAGTTATCCCCTCTTGCGACTCTTATCTCAATGTACCTTGGATTAAAGCTGTTTGGTGTCCTTGGTTTTTTCATCGGCCCGATGATTTTGATTGTGTATAATTCCGCGAGAGAAGCAGGCATTATCCGTTTTCATTTTAAATTATAG
- a CDS encoding CAP domain-containing protein: MSSILKTVFLLLVIFITYILFIQYGNKEPIKQIDENEQIAKESNEELNMPDSGVLSFVGKSSSEIIETLGEPARKDPSSYDYEWWIYNQNDQQYLQVGVFDNKVVTVYAIGTEVNVKPYKLGQPVGEVFKTNSISSSISIDFDGNSYRFEMSEEDMNTRPIVKMGDIYVQLYLDKFDGELSSVRALDEETLVKQRPYEVVYRGELIQPKQLNAEEWKAVEKGAENQILDLTNIIRKRHEIPPVEWDQMTSEVAFLHSSDMLSNEYFSHESPTEGSLADRLKEGDVAYQMAGENIAAQYIDGIAAVEGWLNSKGHRDTLLNPDFTRLGVGVNKLYYTQNFIRPFND, translated from the coding sequence CTGAGCAGTATATTAAAAACCGTTTTTTTATTGCTGGTTATTTTTATTACTTATATTCTTTTTATTCAATATGGAAATAAGGAACCGATCAAACAAATAGATGAAAATGAACAAATTGCAAAAGAATCAAATGAAGAATTAAATATGCCGGATTCAGGAGTTCTTTCTTTTGTCGGAAAATCTTCCAGTGAGATCATTGAAACGCTTGGGGAACCTGCAAGGAAAGATCCTTCATCCTATGACTACGAATGGTGGATTTATAACCAGAACGATCAGCAGTACCTTCAGGTTGGGGTATTTGATAACAAAGTCGTCACGGTATATGCCATCGGGACAGAGGTAAATGTAAAGCCTTATAAATTAGGCCAGCCTGTCGGTGAAGTTTTTAAAACAAATTCGATCTCTTCAAGTATATCAATAGATTTTGACGGCAATTCTTACCGATTTGAAATGTCTGAAGAAGATATGAATACGAGACCAATCGTTAAAATGGGAGACATTTATGTTCAGCTTTATTTAGATAAGTTTGATGGCGAACTTTCAAGCGTCAGAGCTTTAGATGAAGAAACATTAGTAAAGCAGCGTCCTTATGAGGTTGTTTACCGGGGTGAACTCATTCAGCCCAAACAGCTTAACGCGGAAGAATGGAAGGCTGTTGAAAAAGGTGCGGAGAATCAAATCCTTGATCTGACAAATATCATTCGAAAACGGCACGAAATTCCTCCTGTAGAGTGGGATCAAATGACATCAGAAGTAGCTTTTTTGCACAGCAGCGATATGCTTTCAAATGAATACTTTTCACATGAGTCCCCGACGGAAGGGTCGCTTGCAGACCGTTTGAAAGAAGGGGATGTAGCTTATCAGATGGCGGGAGAAAATATTGCAGCCCAATACATTGACGGAATAGCGGCGGTTGAAGGCTGGCTCAACAGCAAAGGCCACCGCGACACACTTTTGAACCCAGATTTTACGAGACTTGGTGTCGGAGTGAATAAGCTTTACTATACACAAAATTTTATCAGGCCTTTTAATGACTGA
- a CDS encoding YlbF family regulator → MFATIESVNLIDEAELLGSLVVESEIAEDYRRTLNTLNKDKSAQKVISKFVEIKDLYEDVQRFGKYHPDYKEITKAMREAKRELDLHDAVIAFKKAEKELQSLLDEISAQLGRAVSQHIKVPTGNPFFDTGSSCGGGCGSGGGCGCKAS, encoded by the coding sequence ATGTTTGCTACTATAGAAAGCGTCAATTTAATCGACGAAGCTGAGCTTCTTGGATCGTTAGTTGTTGAGTCAGAAATTGCGGAAGACTATCGCCGCACTTTAAATACATTAAATAAAGATAAATCAGCACAAAAGGTGATATCCAAATTTGTTGAAATCAAGGATTTATACGAAGATGTCCAGCGTTTCGGCAAATATCATCCGGACTATAAAGAAATCACAAAGGCCATGAGGGAAGCAAAGCGCGAGCTTGATCTTCATGATGCAGTGATTGCCTTTAAAAAAGCAGAGAAAGAGCTTCAATCGCTGCTTGATGAAATAAGCGCCCAACTCGGCAGAGCCGTTTCGCAGCATATCAAAGTGCCTACAGGAAACCCGTTTTTTGATACCGGGTCAAGCTGTGGAGGGGGATGCGGCTCAGGCGGGGGATGCGGCTGCAAAGCATCTTAA
- the ctaE gene encoding cytochrome c oxidase subunit III translates to MHVEEKLTAETFPASPEKATLEGKNKFLGFWLFLGGETVLFASLFATFLALKDSNNGGATTQEMFELPLVFAATMLLLTSSLTSVYAMYHMKNFQFKKMQLWMGITVLLGAGFLALEIYEFNHYIHHFEFTITSSSLGSAFYTLVGTHGAHVTFGLLWITTLMVRNAKRGLNLYNAPKYYVASLYWHFIDVVWVFIFTVVYLMGMVG, encoded by the coding sequence ATGCATGTTGAGGAAAAATTGACAGCTGAAACGTTCCCTGCCTCTCCTGAAAAGGCGACCCTTGAAGGTAAGAATAAATTTTTAGGCTTCTGGCTTTTTCTTGGAGGAGAGACTGTCCTGTTTGCTTCTCTGTTTGCAACGTTTTTAGCTTTAAAAGATTCAAACAACGGCGGTGCGACTACTCAGGAAATGTTTGAACTTCCGCTTGTTTTTGCAGCAACTATGCTCCTTTTGACGAGTTCGTTAACAAGTGTGTACGCTATGTATCACATGAAGAACTTCCAATTTAAAAAAATGCAGCTTTGGATGGGAATTACCGTTCTGCTAGGAGCGGGATTCCTGGCTCTTGAGATTTATGAATTCAATCATTATATTCATCATTTTGAATTTACTATTACAAGCAGTTCTCTTGGATCCGCTTTTTACACGCTGGTCGGAACACATGGCGCCCACGTTACATTTGGTTTACTTTGGATCACTACTTTGATGGTACGCAATGCAAAAAGAGGATTGAATTTATACAACGCGCCTAAATATTACGTTGCAAGTTTATACTGGCATTTTATCGACGTTGTATGGGTGTTCATCTTTACAGTTGTATACTTAATGGGAATGGTGGGATAA
- a CDS encoding YlbD family protein: MTEKKEHPSIGEFKEFVKKHPKLITEVRKGEKKWQELFEDWYLLGENDVSWKKYREESDESESTAEKKSDFMSRMMTAVKSMDANQMNQHLYNMNNTISSIQKLFSTFGLTKGTSSSKSNTPNHPFSFRKD, from the coding sequence ATGACAGAAAAAAAAGAACATCCTTCTATTGGAGAATTTAAGGAATTTGTAAAAAAACATCCTAAATTAATTACTGAGGTCAGAAAAGGCGAGAAAAAATGGCAGGAACTATTTGAAGATTGGTATTTGCTTGGAGAAAATGATGTTTCATGGAAGAAGTACAGAGAAGAGTCAGATGAGTCTGAAAGTACGGCAGAAAAGAAGTCCGATTTTATGTCCAGGATGATGACAGCTGTAAAAAGCATGGATGCCAATCAAATGAATCAGCATTTGTATAATATGAACAACACCATTTCATCTATTCAAAAATTATTTTCAACCTTCGGGCTTACAAAAGGCACATCATCTAGTAAGTCGAACACACCAAACCATCCCTTTTCTTTCAGGAAAGATTGA
- the ctaG gene encoding cytochrome c oxidase assembly factor CtaG yields MFGFRAMWSPYFFLFVAVILGIYFLLIGPLRNRFHDSQPVPFKQKALFSGSMILLYAVKGSPLDLMGHIMFSAHMTQMALLYLLIPPLMIYGIPVWMWRAMIYRRGVKQIVSFLSKPLIALIVFNGVFSLYHIPLVFDFVKTDHIIHASVTIFIFIAAMLMWWPLLNELPEWRELGGIKKIGYIFANGMLLTPACALIIFAETSLYSTYSDPRAWTSALELCVPASMLSGLNLTGPEMFNTLPLVEDQQLGGIMMKIIQEFVYGILLGIIFFKWARQERERDDLEERKRFTPQPIK; encoded by the coding sequence ATGTTTGGTTTTAGAGCAATGTGGAGCCCTTATTTTTTCCTGTTTGTTGCGGTCATTCTTGGCATTTATTTTCTATTAATCGGACCTCTTCGAAATCGATTTCATGATAGCCAGCCTGTCCCGTTCAAACAGAAGGCACTTTTTTCAGGCAGCATGATCCTTTTATATGCTGTAAAAGGCAGTCCGCTGGATCTAATGGGACATATAATGTTCAGTGCACATATGACACAAATGGCCCTTTTATATTTGCTGATTCCGCCTCTGATGATCTATGGCATTCCGGTCTGGATGTGGAGAGCAATGATTTACAGACGGGGCGTAAAGCAAATCGTATCATTTTTGTCTAAGCCGCTGATCGCTTTAATTGTTTTTAACGGTGTTTTCTCACTCTATCATATTCCGCTTGTCTTTGATTTTGTGAAGACAGATCATATCATTCATGCCTCAGTAACGATTTTTATTTTTATTGCGGCGATGCTGATGTGGTGGCCATTGTTAAATGAATTGCCTGAATGGAGAGAGCTTGGCGGAATTAAAAAAATCGGATACATATTTGCCAATGGAATGCTGTTAACACCGGCTTGTGCCCTTATCATATTTGCTGAAACTTCTCTTTATTCCACGTATTCGGATCCTAGGGCATGGACGAGCGCCCTTGAACTTTGCGTTCCGGCAAGTATGCTGTCAGGTCTGAATTTGACAGGTCCGGAAATGTTCAATACATTGCCTCTTGTAGAAGATCAGCAGCTTGGGGGCATCATGATGAAAATTATCCAGGAGTTTGTTTATGGAATCCTCCTTGGAATTATTTTCTTTAAATGGGCCCGGCAGGAGAGAGAGCGCGATGATCTTGAGGAAAGAAAGAGATTTACTCCGCAGCCCATTAAGTAA
- a CDS encoding YugN-like family protein, with protein MKLENTGLDGLTVELARLDEIMDELGIVRAGQWDYERVTYDRKFENKDETFYLRIPGYAVEGDIGGKHAVVKIMTPLLGKHYYPHGVEYGEGENFPNAVLSTSQKLLKQLKEEIGRIV; from the coding sequence ATGAAATTGGAAAACACAGGACTGGATGGATTGACAGTTGAATTAGCAAGACTGGATGAAATTATGGATGAGCTTGGCATTGTTCGTGCCGGTCAGTGGGATTATGAGCGTGTTACATATGATCGTAAATTCGAAAACAAAGATGAGACGTTTTATCTTCGCATTCCGGGATATGCCGTTGAAGGCGACATTGGCGGAAAGCATGCAGTAGTTAAAATAATGACACCGCTTCTCGGCAAGCACTATTATCCGCACGGAGTAGAATATGGCGAAGGCGAAAACTTCCCAAATGCCGTTTTAAGTACAAGCCAGAAATTGCTTAAGCAGCTGAAAGAAGAAATTGGACGAATCGTTTAA
- the ctaF gene encoding cytochrome c oxidase subunit IVB, protein MAANQNSGNPKVDLAYRRKKNKEDMKFQVVTFALMIFLTVIAFVAIGYDGIAEWFKVPFILLLAVIQVIFQLYYFMHMSHKGHEVPALFLYSGIGVAFLTVLAFVTIIWW, encoded by the coding sequence ATGGCAGCTAATCAAAATTCAGGTAACCCAAAAGTTGATCTTGCATATCGCCGCAAGAAAAATAAAGAAGATATGAAGTTTCAAGTTGTTACGTTTGCATTAATGATTTTCCTTACAGTCATTGCATTTGTAGCAATTGGCTATGATGGCATTGCAGAATGGTTTAAAGTTCCGTTTATTCTATTGCTTGCTGTTATCCAGGTTATTTTCCAGCTTTACTACTTTATGCATATGAGCCATAAAGGCCATGAAGTGCCAGCGCTCTTCCTTTACTCTGGGATCGGTGTAGCATTTCTGACAGTTCTTGCATTCGTAACAATTATTTGGTGGTAA
- a CDS encoding GNAT family N-acetyltransferase — MIRKAEETDYEEVVRLSQYSSKNDQTEISRFPKEMILGDFDSERLIAKVHILDLDIYFSGKKVKMGGLSSISFLPEERRKQKMDRLLFEALLRMKNQGCSISYLNPFSIPFYRKLGWELISNEKKWTMNKKGHHLRTFGGSSNVKELSRDLALPFLQTVYDRFSKENNGMIGRSEEWWKKGILKENHFIYLHFLKDGSADGYMIYRLENHNLYVDECIALNDAAKKSLWTCICQKEFSYEQLIWRTFERDHFSFFLKNPFILSEVKPTIMGRIVDVESFLKQYIFEPHEKPLFLHIHDSFAAWNSGTYLIKKDETTHFRKSSAGSVCTHPPKRGLQLDVATLTAVLFGYMKPASLYDAGLIKGPNEDLHLLVQMIPSKKSMCMDRI, encoded by the coding sequence ATGATTCGTAAAGCAGAAGAGACCGATTATGAAGAGGTTGTCCGTTTATCACAATACTCATCGAAGAACGATCAGACAGAAATAAGCCGCTTCCCGAAGGAAATGATATTGGGTGACTTTGACAGTGAGAGGCTTATTGCTAAAGTCCACATTCTGGATCTTGATATCTATTTTTCAGGGAAAAAAGTAAAGATGGGAGGGCTGTCATCTATTTCTTTTTTGCCGGAAGAGCGGCGCAAGCAAAAAATGGACAGGCTTCTTTTTGAAGCTTTACTCAGGATGAAGAATCAAGGCTGTTCCATTTCGTATCTGAATCCCTTCTCCATCCCTTTTTACAGAAAATTAGGATGGGAATTGATTTCAAATGAAAAAAAATGGACGATGAACAAGAAAGGTCACCACCTTCGTACATTTGGCGGAAGCAGCAATGTTAAAGAGCTTAGCCGGGATCTCGCTTTGCCGTTCCTGCAAACGGTTTATGACCGTTTCAGCAAAGAAAATAACGGTATGATCGGCAGATCGGAAGAATGGTGGAAAAAAGGAATATTAAAAGAAAATCATTTTATTTACCTTCATTTCCTTAAGGATGGCAGCGCTGATGGGTATATGATTTATAGGCTTGAAAATCATAATCTGTATGTAGATGAGTGTATCGCCCTTAACGATGCTGCCAAAAAATCACTTTGGACTTGTATCTGTCAGAAGGAATTTAGTTATGAGCAGCTGATTTGGCGTACATTCGAGCGGGATCATTTTTCTTTTTTCCTGAAAAATCCTTTCATTCTATCAGAGGTTAAGCCCACGATAATGGGGAGAATTGTGGATGTCGAATCTTTTTTAAAGCAATACATATTTGAGCCTCATGAGAAACCGCTTTTTTTGCACATCCATGATTCCTTTGCAGCCTGGAACAGCGGAACGTATCTTATAAAAAAAGACGAGACCACTCATTTTCGGAAGTCTTCTGCTGGAAGCGTCTGTACACACCCTCCCAAACGCGGCCTTCAGCTGGATGTAGCCACATTAACAGCCGTTCTTTTCGGATACATGAAACCTGCCTCTCTCTATGATGCAGGTCTTATTAAAGGACCAAATGAAGATCTGCATTTGCTTGTGCAAATGATTCCATCAAAAAAATCCATGTGCATGGATCGAATTTGA
- a CDS encoding YlbE-like family protein: MRKEIQEMIAADNELKIFLREQPHWYRKLARNPQDTESMKLAMMNYYQKTIPHKVAQFSNSVQMASMMLGMFQSMRQQD, translated from the coding sequence ATGAGAAAAGAAATTCAGGAAATGATTGCAGCAGACAATGAATTAAAAATTTTTTTGCGGGAACAGCCGCATTGGTACAGAAAGCTAGCCAGAAATCCTCAAGATACAGAATCGATGAAACTTGCCATGATGAATTATTATCAAAAAACCATCCCGCATAAAGTTGCTCAGTTTTCAAACTCAGTACAAATGGCTTCCATGATGCTTGGGATGTTTCAGTCGATGAGGCAGCAGGATTGA
- the ctaD gene encoding cytochrome c oxidase subunit I, with protein sequence MSTLTQKKGFGAVLWDYLTTVDHKKIAILYLISGGFFFLVGGLEAMLIRIQLAVPNNDFIAAGLYNEILTMHGTTMIFLAAMPLIFAFMNAVVPIQIGARDVAFPFLNSLGFWLFFFGGLFLNLSWFLDGAPDAGWTNYASLALNSPGHGIDFYLLGLQISGIGTLIAGINFLATIINMRAPGMTYMRMPLFTWTTFVASALILFAFPPLTVGLAIMMFDRLFGTGFFVPALGGNTIIWEHLFWIFGHPEVYILILPAFGIFSDVLPHFSKKRLFGYSSMVFATVLIGFLGFMVWAHHMFTTGLGPIANAIFAVATMAIAVPTGIKIFNWMFTMWGGSIRFTVPMIWSVAFIPTFVMGGVTGIMLAAAPTDYQYHDTYFVVAHFHYVIVGGVVIGLFAGLHYWWPKMFGRMLGEKLGVVTFVLFFIGFHLTFFIQHFLGLMGMPRRIFTFLPGQGLETGNLISTAGAFLMAAGTIVLLYNIVISSIKGEKAAGDAWGDGRNLEWAVSSPAPEYNFKQTPLVRGLDALWVERMEGNKGMTPAEPLGDIHMPNGSILPLIMSFGLFVAAFGLLYREDFAWGLPVIIIGFLITLGSMFLRSIIDDHGYHIHKEDLMNDDEDKGVKA encoded by the coding sequence GTGAGTACGTTAACTCAGAAAAAGGGGTTCGGCGCTGTGCTATGGGACTACTTAACAACAGTAGACCATAAAAAAATCGCCATCCTTTACCTGATTTCCGGCGGCTTCTTCTTCCTCGTAGGTGGATTAGAAGCGATGCTTATCAGAATTCAGCTCGCTGTGCCAAATAACGATTTTATCGCAGCTGGCCTTTACAACGAAATCTTAACTATGCATGGAACGACCATGATTTTCCTGGCAGCCATGCCGCTCATATTTGCTTTTATGAATGCCGTCGTACCGATTCAGATCGGAGCGCGTGACGTTGCATTTCCATTTTTGAACTCATTGGGTTTCTGGCTGTTTTTCTTTGGAGGACTATTCCTGAACCTAAGCTGGTTTTTAGATGGAGCTCCTGATGCAGGCTGGACGAATTATGCTTCACTTGCACTGAACTCGCCTGGACATGGAATAGATTTTTATTTGCTGGGACTTCAGATATCAGGAATTGGTACGTTGATTGCGGGTATTAACTTCCTTGCAACAATTATTAACATGCGTGCACCTGGTATGACTTACATGCGCATGCCGTTGTTCACTTGGACAACATTTGTAGCTTCAGCACTTATCCTATTTGCTTTTCCACCGCTTACAGTTGGGTTAGCAATTATGATGTTTGACCGATTATTCGGTACAGGATTCTTTGTTCCGGCACTTGGAGGAAATACGATCATCTGGGAGCATTTATTCTGGATTTTCGGACATCCTGAGGTTTACATCTTAATTCTTCCTGCTTTCGGGATTTTCTCAGATGTTCTTCCTCACTTCTCGAAAAAGCGCTTATTTGGATATTCATCAATGGTTTTTGCTACAGTTCTAATCGGATTTTTAGGGTTTATGGTGTGGGCGCATCACATGTTCACAACTGGTCTTGGACCAATCGCAAATGCGATTTTCGCAGTAGCAACAATGGCCATTGCCGTTCCGACAGGCATTAAAATTTTCAACTGGATGTTTACAATGTGGGGCGGAAGCATCCGCTTTACAGTACCAATGATCTGGTCAGTTGCTTTCATTCCTACGTTTGTAATGGGCGGAGTAACAGGAATCATGCTTGCAGCTGCACCGACAGATTATCAGTATCATGACACCTATTTCGTAGTTGCGCATTTCCACTATGTTATCGTAGGCGGAGTGGTTATAGGATTATTCGCTGGCCTGCACTACTGGTGGCCAAAAATGTTCGGAAGAATGCTTGGTGAAAAATTAGGTGTTGTTACGTTCGTATTATTCTTTATAGGCTTCCATTTAACGTTCTTTATCCAGCATTTCCTTGGATTGATGGGTATGCCGCGACGCATTTTCACATTCCTTCCTGGACAGGGTCTTGAAACGGGGAACCTGATCAGTACCGCTGGTGCTTTCTTGATGGCTGCCGGTACAATCGTATTGCTGTACAATATCGTTATTTCTTCTATAAAAGGAGAAAAAGCAGCAGGAGATGCATGGGGAGATGGACGCAACCTGGAATGGGCTGTATCATCACCTGCACCTGAATATAACTTTAAACAAACACCGCTAGTACGCGGTCTTGACGCTTTATGGGTTGAAAGAATGGAAGGAAACAAAGGAATGACTCCTGCTGAACCGCTTGGAGACATCCATATGCCTAACGGATCAATTCTGCCTCTGATCATGTCTTTTGGACTTTTTGTTGCAGCATTCGGATTGTTATATCGAGAGGATTTCGCTTGGGGACTTCCAGTCATCATTATCGGATTCTTAATCACATTAGGGTCTATGTTCCTTCGTTCAATAATTGATGATCACGGTTATCATATTCACAAAGAAGATTTAATGAATGATGATGAAGATAAGGGGGTAAAGGCATAA